The Lachnospiraceae bacterium genome has a window encoding:
- a CDS encoding glycoside hydrolase family 32 protein, which yields MKRFEHHFEPQTGWMNDPNGLVYFRGQYHAFFQHFPYAPKWGPMHWGHAVSRDLIHWEELPVALRPDQEYENNGGCFSGSAIVKDDKLYLFYTSVGMRLGQTQSMAVSEDGIHFTKYAGNPILRACPIDSGAPCGNRDFRDPKVTEINGHYYMVCGSGQDGMGKVLLFRSDDLIHWAFVSILIEGRQYGTVIECPDFFFLDGQYVLMFSHMGRTEYATHFMVGSFDGVHFTPQQHVQIEAGPDFYAPQTLAAPDGRRILIGWMYHWQKPLPAGAAHAGALSLARTLQIENGRLLTRPVAEAESLLRTASPYVSIQGNRLLLSDGRRTVLSKTFPAIRSIQILEDQKAVEVFVNDGEWAASTWLDDEVFS from the coding sequence ATGAAACGATTCGAACATCATTTTGAACCGCAGACCGGCTGGATGAATGATCCGAATGGGCTGGTCTATTTTCGCGGACAGTACCATGCTTTCTTTCAGCACTTTCCTTATGCGCCTAAATGGGGGCCGATGCACTGGGGACATGCGGTCAGCCGTGATTTGATTCACTGGGAGGAGCTTCCGGTCGCGCTCCGCCCTGATCAGGAGTATGAAAATAACGGCGGCTGCTTTTCCGGCTCGGCCATTGTAAAGGATGACAAGCTGTATCTATTTTACACCTCCGTCGGTATGCGCCTTGGTCAGACGCAGTCCATGGCGGTGAGCGAGGATGGCATCCATTTCACTAAATATGCCGGCAATCCCATCCTGCGCGCATGTCCGATTGACAGCGGCGCTCCCTGCGGCAACCGGGATTTTCGCGACCCTAAGGTGACTGAAATAAACGGCCATTACTATATGGTCTGCGGCAGCGGTCAGGACGGCATGGGAAAGGTGCTTCTCTTTCGCTCTGATGATTTGATCCATTGGGCGTTTGTGTCCATCCTGATAGAGGGCCGCCAGTACGGAACCGTCATTGAATGCCCTGACTTTTTCTTTCTGGATGGCCAGTATGTGTTGATGTTTTCTCACATGGGCCGGACGGAATATGCTACCCACTTTATGGTCGGCAGCTTTGACGGCGTACATTTTACTCCCCAGCAGCATGTGCAGATCGAGGCTGGTCCAGATTTTTATGCGCCGCAGACCTTAGCCGCTCCAGACGGCCGCCGGATTCTCATTGGATGGATGTATCACTGGCAAAAGCCGCTGCCTGCCGGAGCTGCTCATGCAGGTGCTCTGTCTCTTGCCCGCACGCTGCAGATCGAAAACGGTCGCCTGCTGACAAGGCCGGTTGCCGAAGCGGAGTCTCTGCTGCGCACTGCCTCCCCCTATGTCAGCATCCAAGGAAATCGCCTGCTGCTTTCCGACGGACGGCGCACTGTCCTTTCTAAAACATTTCCGGCGATTCGCAGCATTCAGATCTTAGAGGATCAAAAGGCCGTAGAGGTCTTTGTCAACGACGGCGAATGGGCCGCCAGCACCTGGCTGGATGATGAGGTCTTCTCATGA
- a CDS encoding pyridoxamine kinase has translation MKLLTIQSLACYGKCSSTIALPVLSAMGIETTLLPTSLLSTHTGFADFTFQDLTEQMKAAADHWQSLSLHFDAIYVGYLGSQTQLDFVLSFLAQQPQARLIVDPVMGDNGALYSRITPAYIAAYQSLCCCADLILPNLTEACALLGYAYDPSLPPERLLTELRAQGAKNVVITGLAGEKETLGAMCLCEDGSHHSVFKPRISGHYHGTGDLFASVCCGALLRGSPLPHALTLAADFTALCIQNTQPFFSEDGQNHWHGLRFETALPWLIERM, from the coding sequence ATGAAGCTTCTGACCATTCAGAGCCTGGCCTGCTATGGCAAATGCTCCTCTACGATTGCGCTGCCCGTGCTTTCGGCCATGGGCATTGAAACCACGCTGCTGCCCACCTCGCTCCTATCCACCCATACCGGCTTTGCCGATTTTACTTTTCAGGATCTAACTGAGCAGATGAAGGCCGCCGCTGATCACTGGCAAAGTCTGTCCCTTCACTTCGACGCCATATATGTTGGCTATCTGGGCAGCCAAACGCAGCTTGACTTTGTTCTTTCTTTTCTAGCTCAGCAGCCTCAGGCCCGCCTCATTGTCGATCCTGTCATGGGCGATAACGGCGCGCTGTACAGCCGCATTACGCCGGCCTATATCGCAGCCTATCAATCCCTCTGCTGCTGTGCTGATCTTATCCTGCCCAATCTGACTGAGGCCTGCGCTCTGCTCGGATATGCCTATGATCCCTCGCTGCCTCCTGAGCGCCTGCTCACCGAGCTGCGCGCCCAAGGCGCAAAAAACGTCGTGATTACCGGCCTTGCCGGTGAAAAGGAGACGCTGGGGGCCATGTGCCTGTGTGAGGATGGCAGTCATCACTCCGTGTTTAAACCCCGCATTTCCGGGCATTATCACGGTACTGGCGATTTGTTTGCCAGCGTATGCTGCGGCGCTTTGCTGCGCGGCTCTCCTCTGCCTCATGCGCTTACGCTGGCCGCGGATTTCACGGCGCTCTGCATTCAGAATACGCAGCCTTTTTTTAGTGAGGATGGCCAAAACCATTGGCATGGACTTCGCTTTGAAACGGCCCTGCCTTGGCTCATTGAGAGGATGTAG
- a CDS encoding amidohydrolase, giving the protein MLDVVLYNGSVYSMENGQVYEAIGVEGDEVRFLGSDEEAARLPAGQRIDLQGCAVLPGFNEGHMHLASYAFTYCNAPLFDCRSVEECQEAVRLYLRKHPEASWVYARGWNEDYFMAKRYPTRADLDAISTEIPILMVRVCGHLGVCNSAAFERIRALREAQEWQEQMQEESGLLYEGACELFYRILPKPTQAYVEELLLAGMKALNRCGITTCQTDDFVAIPGADWRQMIEAYQSLEAKGQMTVRVYEQCIFENLTGLQAFLQAGYRTGQGGEYFRIGPLKLIQDGSLGAKTALLSRPYKGSKDEYGLAVFTQQELNALIDTAHEAGMQIAVHCIGDRAMQMTLDALERAQKRMPRSDCRHGLVHVQISSREILERMSRDGVIAYIQPVFIEYDMDMAAARVQEAQQECIYAWKSMEELGILTVGGSDAPIESFDVLNNLYYAVTREKLAGGPKGGWKPEQKVTVPEAVAMFTTHAAKACFQEERIGRLLPGMKADLVVLSQDPFTTEPHALPKIQVEATMTGGRVVYQKEKR; this is encoded by the coding sequence ATGCTGGATGTAGTCTTATATAATGGATCTGTGTATTCGATGGAGAATGGGCAGGTGTATGAAGCCATTGGAGTAGAAGGAGATGAGGTGCGCTTTCTGGGAAGCGACGAGGAAGCGGCACGGCTGCCGGCCGGGCAGAGGATTGACCTGCAGGGCTGCGCTGTACTGCCAGGTTTCAATGAGGGTCATATGCATCTGGCTAGCTATGCGTTTACGTATTGTAATGCGCCGCTTTTTGACTGCCGCTCGGTGGAGGAGTGTCAGGAGGCGGTGCGCCTTTATTTGCGGAAGCATCCGGAAGCTTCGTGGGTGTATGCCAGAGGCTGGAATGAGGATTATTTTATGGCAAAGCGGTATCCGACGCGGGCGGATCTGGATGCAATCAGCACCGAAATCCCGATTTTGATGGTGAGGGTCTGCGGACATCTGGGCGTCTGCAACAGCGCCGCCTTTGAGCGAATCCGCGCGCTGAGAGAGGCACAGGAATGGCAGGAGCAGATGCAGGAGGAGAGCGGACTGCTGTATGAAGGGGCCTGCGAGCTGTTTTATCGGATTTTGCCAAAGCCGACGCAGGCCTATGTCGAGGAGCTGCTTTTAGCTGGCATGAAGGCTTTGAATCGCTGTGGAATTACGACCTGCCAGACGGATGATTTTGTGGCCATTCCGGGGGCAGACTGGCGGCAGATGATCGAGGCATATCAGAGCCTAGAAGCCAAGGGACAGATGACGGTGCGTGTGTATGAGCAGTGTATTTTTGAGAATTTGACGGGGCTGCAGGCGTTTTTGCAGGCGGGCTACCGGACGGGGCAGGGCGGAGAATATTTTAGGATTGGACCGCTGAAGCTGATTCAGGACGGATCGCTGGGAGCAAAAACAGCGCTGCTGAGCCGGCCATACAAAGGGAGCAAGGACGAATACGGACTGGCAGTGTTTACCCAGCAGGAGCTGAATGCGCTGATCGATACAGCGCATGAGGCAGGCATGCAGATTGCGGTGCACTGCATTGGCGACCGGGCGATGCAGATGACGCTGGATGCTTTGGAGAGAGCGCAGAAACGAATGCCGCGCAGCGATTGCCGCCATGGACTGGTGCATGTGCAGATTTCGAGCCGGGAAATTTTGGAAAGGATGAGCCGTGACGGAGTCATTGCGTATATCCAGCCGGTCTTTATTGAGTATGATATGGATATGGCAGCGGCGCGCGTGCAGGAGGCACAGCAGGAATGCATCTATGCGTGGAAGAGCATGGAGGAGCTGGGCATTTTGACGGTGGGCGGATCGGATGCGCCGATTGAAAGCTTTGATGTCTTGAATAATCTGTATTATGCGGTGACAAGAGAAAAGCTGGCCGGCGGCCCGAAGGGGGGCTGGAAGCCGGAGCAGAAGGTGACGGTGCCGGAAGCTGTCGCGATGTTTACGACGCATGCGGCAAAGGCCTGTTTTCAGGAGGAGCGGATCGGGAGACTGCTGCCTGGTATGAAGGCAGATTTAGTTGTGCTTTCTCAGGATCCCTTTACGACAGAACCGCATGCTTTGCCGAAGATACAAGTAGAAGCCACGATGACAGGCGGACGGGTCGTGTATCAGAAGGAGAAAAGATAA
- a CDS encoding metallophosphoesterase: MRLLFFLIPALLLAPIMIYLYFYAKRTLHFWGAPTEKRWLRLLLMAACLLLGILSSNLWSSMVMIILHLFLSGVLVDLVYWLLRRLGFKKEKIYRSGLLPVILTLAVLGFGYWNMGHVVEKPYTIYTEKPIREEGYRIAFLSDLHFGLSMDTEKLAAYAQKIAEAKPDMVLLGGDIVDESTTQEEMQQAFQILGAIPSTYGTFYVYGNHDRALYSADPYYTAQQLQQAMAGAGIRVLSDEAVSLNEEFTLVGREEVSYAAHGSGVRAQSAKLLEAVDPSDFILLLDHQPRELEANQEAGVDLQLSGHTHAGQIWPAGWLSDLFHFNEMTYGQRQTEGFQIIVSSGMAGWGYPIRTSGRSEYVMISLQKKG; this comes from the coding sequence ATGAGACTATTATTTTTTCTGATTCCGGCGCTTTTATTAGCGCCGATCATGATCTATCTGTATTTTTATGCTAAGCGGACGCTGCACTTTTGGGGAGCGCCGACAGAAAAAAGGTGGCTGCGGCTGCTTCTCATGGCGGCCTGTTTGCTGCTGGGCATCCTCAGCAGCAATCTGTGGAGCAGCATGGTCATGATCATCCTGCATCTGTTTTTAAGCGGCGTGCTGGTCGACCTGGTTTACTGGCTGCTGCGCCGCCTGGGCTTTAAAAAGGAAAAAATCTACCGAAGCGGACTGCTGCCGGTGATACTCACGCTGGCGGTACTTGGCTTTGGCTACTGGAATATGGGTCATGTTGTGGAAAAGCCGTATACAATCTATACCGAAAAGCCAATTCGTGAAGAAGGCTACCGCATAGCCTTTCTTTCAGACCTGCATTTTGGCCTTTCTATGGATACAGAAAAGCTGGCCGCTTACGCGCAGAAAATTGCTGAGGCTAAGCCGGACATGGTACTGCTGGGAGGCGATATCGTGGATGAGAGCACAACGCAGGAGGAGATGCAGCAGGCATTTCAGATTCTGGGAGCCATTCCCAGCACATACGGCACGTTTTATGTATATGGCAACCATGACCGCGCTTTATACAGCGCAGATCCCTATTATACAGCGCAGCAGCTGCAGCAGGCTATGGCAGGCGCCGGGATTCGCGTACTCTCAGACGAGGCAGTTTCCTTAAACGAAGAATTTACGCTGGTAGGGCGTGAGGAGGTCTCCTATGCGGCCCATGGAAGCGGCGTCCGCGCGCAGAGCGCAAAGCTGCTGGAGGCAGTTGATCCTTCGGATTTTATCTTGCTGCTCGATCACCAGCCGCGGGAGCTGGAGGCAAACCAAGAGGCCGGAGTCGATCTGCAGCTTTCCGGTCACACGCATGCAGGCCAGATCTGGCCTGCCGGGTGGCTGAGTGATCTGTTTCATTTTAATGAGATGACATATGGACAGCGCCAAACGGAAGGCTTTCAGATCATCGTTTCTTCCGGCATGGCCGGCTGGGGCTATCCGATCCGTACAAGCGGCCGCTCAGAATATGTGATGATTTCACTGCAAAAGAAAGGGTAA
- a CDS encoding MATE family efflux transporter, producing the protein MASNHSTLMTEGSIQKKLIAFAIPLFLGNLFQQLYNTADSLIVGNFLGSEALASVSSSGNLIFLMVGFFNGIAMGAGVVIARYFGARDSENMQKAIHTIVAFGIVGGLALTALGVWLAPHMLIWMGTPEDILAGSTLYFRIYFLGSLPFVLYNCCVGILQSVGDSRHPLYYLILSSIVNIVLDLLFIGVFHMGVGSAAAATVISHFVSAIMCFCKLLRAPEEYRVVLKKIRFHRFQLKQIVYNGLPTGFQNSITAFANVVVQSNINSFGKMAVAGQGAYSKIEGFAFLPITCFAMALTTFISQNLGAKQYDRAKKGAKFGAFCSIILAESIGLIIILLAPQLMALFDSTAEVVAFGAGRARICGWFFCFLALTHCMAGIMRGAGRPMVSMMIMMVCWCLIRVTFITITIHFIPSINVVNWAYPLTWFLSSVVFLFYFFKGDWIHGHGVKTES; encoded by the coding sequence ATGGCATCGAATCATAGTACATTGATGACAGAGGGCTCTATTCAAAAGAAATTGATTGCCTTTGCCATCCCGTTGTTTTTGGGAAACTTATTTCAGCAGCTTTATAATACAGCTGATTCATTGATTGTAGGAAATTTTTTGGGCAGTGAGGCCTTGGCATCGGTTAGCTCCTCTGGCAATTTGATTTTTTTGATGGTTGGATTTTTTAATGGAATTGCCATGGGGGCCGGCGTGGTGATTGCGCGTTATTTTGGGGCACGCGACAGTGAAAACATGCAAAAGGCCATCCATACAATCGTTGCGTTTGGTATTGTTGGCGGTCTAGCGCTGACAGCGCTGGGCGTCTGGCTTGCGCCTCATATGCTGATCTGGATGGGGACGCCGGAGGACATTCTGGCCGGATCCACTTTATATTTTAGGATCTATTTTCTGGGCTCGCTGCCCTTTGTGCTCTATAACTGCTGCGTAGGCATTTTGCAGTCGGTGGGGGACAGCCGTCATCCCTTATATTACTTGATTCTTTCATCCATTGTAAACATTGTTTTGGATCTTTTATTTATCGGCGTATTTCATATGGGCGTCGGCTCTGCGGCGGCGGCAACAGTAATTTCGCACTTTGTCAGCGCGATTATGTGTTTCTGCAAGCTGCTGAGAGCGCCGGAAGAATACCGGGTCGTCCTGAAAAAAATCCGCTTCCACAGATTCCAGCTCAAGCAAATTGTGTATAATGGCCTCCCGACAGGCTTTCAAAATTCCATTACCGCATTTGCCAATGTAGTGGTGCAGTCCAATATCAATTCCTTTGGAAAAATGGCCGTGGCCGGGCAGGGAGCGTACAGCAAGATCGAAGGCTTTGCCTTTTTGCCCATCACCTGCTTTGCAATGGCACTCACGACCTTCATCAGTCAAAATCTGGGAGCGAAGCAGTATGACAGAGCGAAAAAGGGCGCCAAATTCGGTGCGTTTTGCTCCATCATTCTGGCAGAATCCATCGGGCTGATCATCATCTTGCTGGCGCCGCAGCTGATGGCGCTCTTTGACAGCACAGCCGAGGTGGTCGCTTTTGGCGCCGGGCGCGCCCGGATCTGCGGATGGTTTTTCTGTTTCTTAGCGCTGACGCACTGTATGGCCGGGATTATGCGCGGTGCCGGGCGTCCGATGGTATCGATGATGATTATGATGGTCTGCTGGTGTCTGATCCGCGTTACGTTTATCACCATTACCATTCATTTTATCCCTTCGATCAATGTAGTTAACTGGGCATATCCGCTTACATGGTTTTTAAGCTCCGTTGTCTTTTTATTCTACTTCTTTAAAGGAGATTGGATTCACGGGCACGGTGTGAAGACAGAAAGCTGA